Sequence from the Streptomyces peucetius genome:
ACTTGACAGGAAATCCGCCATCCTCGCCCACCAGGGGGAGGTCGCACGCGAACGGCCCCTGCCCGGCATCCTCGCCCGACTGCCCGAACCCGAACGCAACGAGATCATCAGCACCGAGTCCTTCACCAGGCTCACCCCCGGCCCCATCGCGGGCGACCCGTACCGGCTCCTCACCTGACAGGCACGCCCCACACTCTGCGCGCACCGCACAACGGGAGTCCAAGATGACCACCACACCCACCTCGGACGAAACACCGAGCGCCTTCACCGACGAAAAGTACGGGGCCCAACGCGCCGCGGCCGCCGTGTGGGCCGGAGCGTCCGTACTGATCACCGACCGGCGCGGCCGGGTCCTGATCGAGCGCGTCGGCTACCGCGACACCCGCCTCCTGCCGGGCGGCGCGGTCGACAAGGGCGAGTCACCCGCCCACGCCGCCGCCCGCGAACTGCGCGAAGAACTCGGCGTCACGATGACAGTCGACCGCGGGCTCGCCGTGGACTGGGTCTCCGCCGCCGGCGCCAACGCGCGCCCCGCCATGCGGTTTCCCGTCGAGGTCCTGCACGTCTTCGACGGCGGGACGTGGGGCGACGAACAGATCGCCGCCATCCGGCCCCGCGAAGGCGAGATCGAGGCGGTCGACTTCGTCGAACCCGCCCGACTGCCCGAGCTGATGTCACCCGACAACGCCCGCCGGGCCCTGTCCGCGCTGCGCGCCCGTATCAACGCCGCCGGCCCGGCCCTACTGGAGGACGGTCTCCCGATCGCTCCCACCGTCCTGGACCGGGCCGGTGTCCTGCGCACCGCCCACGCCCGGCACCACTTCCCCTTCCATACCGGCCCGGCTCCGGAAGACCTCCCCGTACACCAGGTCTGGGGCTGGCTGTTTGCCCCAGACGGCCGCGTGCTCGTGCTCTCCGCGCAGAGTTGCGCGGGAGTCATCATCGGCGCGGTCCCCAAAGTACCGACCTGTCCGCATCTCTGGAGCGGCTTCTCCGTAGTTCTACCACTTCCTGCCCGTCGGGGCAGCGTGCCCATCTGCGGTTCCGCTCGTTGTGATGACTGCAAGTCATCACCGATGCCTCAATCGCATCGGCGAGTTGTGAGATGGAGAGCGGCTCATGAGCACGACGATCGACCTGCCGACGTGCCGGACACGGCGGTCAGGGCCAGGGAGTTCGACCCACGGGGTGCCGGACGGCGTAGCCCGGCTGCGGTCTCCATCGGTGGTCTTCGAGCAGACCCTCACCGGGTTCGGCGACAGCCAGCGGGCCCGGCATCTCGGCCCGGACACGATCCGTGGTCGGGAGCGGACCGTGCGGCAGCTACAGGCGTTCTCGGGGGCCTTCCCGTGGCAGCCCGCCTGGGGTGCGCCGTTGTACGACCGCTGGTCGTCGGCCCTCGCCGAGAAGGTGGCTACGTCAACGGTGATCGCCCAGCAGCAGAAGGTCGGCCTATATCTGACGTATCTGTGCGAGCCGGCGTACGGCTGGCGCGAGGTCTGCCAGGAACTGTTCGGGACGTTCAACGAGCAGGCTCTGTGGGACCTGAACCGGGTTCGCCACTCGCAGGAGTACGTCGGTCGGCCGAACCGGAATCGCCCGCTGACGCGGCCGGAGATCCGGTCGCTGATCGGGCAGATCGATCCGGAGATCCGGCGGCTACAGTCGGTCGGTCACAAGGGGGCTCTGTCGGCGGCGCGGGACCTTGCCCTGCTGACGACCACGTACGCGTGGGGGTTGCGGCGCCGGGAGGCCGCCCGGCTCGACTTGCACGACTGGCGCCGGCAGCCCCGGCTTCCGGAGTTCGGGGACTTCGGCGGTCTGGCGGTGCGCTGGGGCAAGGCGATGGCCGGGCAGCCGCCGCGGCGCCGGACGGTGGTGTCCGTGTGGCCGTGGGCAGTATCCACGGTCCGGTTCTACGTCGAGCACGTGCGGCCGTTGTTCTACCAGGACAGTCGGGACGACGGCGTCATGTTCCCCACCGAGCGCGGTTCGCGGATCAGCGAGCGGTCGCTCAACGACCGGTTCGCGCACTGGCGGGACAAGGCCGGCCTGGCCGAGGAACTTGGCCCCCACTGTCTTCGCCACACGTACGTCACCAGGCTCATCGAGTCGGGCTACGACGCGGGGTTCGTGACCGAGCAGGTTGGCCATTCTCACGCCGCCACGACGGCGAT
This genomic interval carries:
- a CDS encoding tyrosine-type recombinase/integrase, producing MSTTIDLPTCRTRRSGPGSSTHGVPDGVARLRSPSVVFEQTLTGFGDSQRARHLGPDTIRGRERTVRQLQAFSGAFPWQPAWGAPLYDRWSSALAEKVATSTVIAQQQKVGLYLTYLCEPAYGWREVCQELFGTFNEQALWDLNRVRHSQEYVGRPNRNRPLTRPEIRSLIGQIDPEIRRLQSVGHKGALSAARDLALLTTTYAWGLRRREAARLDLHDWRRQPRLPEFGDFGGLAVRWGKAMAGQPPRRRTVVSVWPWAVSTVRFYVEHVRPLFYQDSRDDGVMFPTERGSRISERSLNDRFAHWRDKAGLAEELGPHCLRHTYVTRLIESGYDAGFVTEQVGHSHAATTAIYTALSSEYKNLQVRQHLEAAEAEVLRLAFAQADLEAECDEELAITLALQGAEPRRGA